From a single Meles meles chromosome 21, mMelMel3.1 paternal haplotype, whole genome shotgun sequence genomic region:
- the SRRM2 gene encoding serine/arginine repetitive matrix protein 2 isoform X1, protein MYNGIGLPTPRGSGTNGYVQRNLSLVRGRRGERPDYKGEEELRRLEAALVKRPNPDILDHERKRRVELRCLELEEMMEEQGYEEQQIQEKVATFRLMLLEKDVNPGGKEETPGQRPAVTETHQLAELNEKKNERLRAAFGISDSYVDGSSFDPQRRAREAKQPVPEPPKPYSLVRESSSSRSPTPKQKKKKKKKDRGRRSESSSPRRERKKSSKKKKHRSESESKKRKHRSPTPKSKRKSKDKKRKRSRSTTPAPKSRRAHRSTSADSASSSDTSRSRSRSAAAKTHTTALTGRSPSPISGRRGEGDAPSKEPGTTNTGQPSSPEPSTKQPSSPHEDKDKEKSAVRLSPSPERSSTGPEPPAPTLLLAEQHGGSPQPLETTTLSQEPVNPPSEASPPRGRSPPKSPEKPAQSSSESCPPSPQPTKVSRHASSSPESPKPAPAPGSRREISSSPASKSRSHGRAKRDKSHSHSPSRRVGRSRSPTTTKRGRSRSRTPTKRGHSRSRSPQWRRSRSAQRWGRSRSPQRRGRSRSPQRLGWSRSRNTQRRGRSRSARRGRSHSRSPATRGRSRSRTPARRARSRSRTPARRRSRSRTPARRRSRSRTPARRGRSRSRTPARRRSRTRSPVRRRSRSRSPARRSGRSRSRTPARRGRSRSRTPARRGRSRSRTPARRGRSRSRTPVRRGRSRSRTPARRRSRSRSVVRRGRSHSRTPQRRGRSGSSSERKNKSRTSQRRSRSNSSPEMKKSRISSRRSRSLSSPRSKAKSRLSLRRSLSGSSPCPKQKSRTPPRRSRSGSSQPKAKSRTPPRRSRSGSSPPSNQKSKTPSRQSCSSSSPQPKVKSGTPPRQGSVASPQANEQSVTPQIQSHSESSPDPEVKSATPSRHSCSGSSPPRVKSSTSPRRSRSGSSSPQPKVKAVMSPVQSHSGSSSPSPSRVTSKTPPRQSRSESPCSKVEARLLQRHSRSRSSSPDTKVKPGTPPRQSHSGSTSPYPKAKPQTPSGHSICGSKSPCSQEKLKDLTAQSSGSLSLCPEVKADTPPGELCFAAASLQQKGQSQTSPDPRSDTSSPEMKQNHPESPSVQSKSQTPLKGGRSRSSSPITEPAPRSPAKQERSELSSPRLKSGMSPEQSKSQTDSSPYPSVDSKSLMGQSRLESSESKEKTVLLLQEEMTVSSPRPRDKSSPLPVQDKPDSSPVLREMPKTPSRERGGGVGSSPDTKDQSALAKPSQDEELMEVVEKSEESSKQVLSHLSPELKEVAGSNFESSPEIEERATMSLTLDQSQSQTSLEVEGPAVPSTWSGPHFSPEHKELSNSPPRENSFGSPLEFRNSGAVAEMNTGFSPDVKEDLNGSFPNQLETDPFVDLKEQSTRSSRRSSSELSPDAVEKAGMSSNQSVSSPVLDAVPRTPSRERSSSASPELKDGLPRTPSRRSRSGSSPGLRDGSGTPSRHSLSGSSPGMKDIPRTPSRGRSECDSSPEPKALPQTPRPRSRSPSSPELNNKCLTPQRERSGSESSVEQKTVARTPLGQRSRSGSSQELDGKPSASPQERSESDSSPDSKAKIRVPLRERSRSGSSPEVESKSRPSPRRSRSGSSPEVKDKPRAAPRAQSGSDSSPEPKAPALRALPRRSRSGSSSKGRGPSPEGSSSSESSPEHPPKSRTARRSSRSSPEPKTKSRTPPRRRSSRSSPELTRKARLSRRSRSASSSPETRSRTPPRRRRSPSVSSPEPAEKSRSSRRRRSASSPRAKTTSRRGRSPSPKPRGLQRSRSRSRREKTRTTRRRDRSGSSQSTSRRRQRSRSRSRVTRRRRGGSGYHSRSPARQESSRTSSRRRRGRSRTPPTSRKRSRSRTSPAPWKRSRSRASPATHRRSRSRTPLVSRRRSRSRTSPVSRRRSRSRTSVTRRRSRSRASPVSRRRSRSRTPPVTRRRSRSRTPTRRRSRSRTPPVTRRRSRSRTPPVTRRRSRSRTSITRRRSRSRTSPVTRRRSRSRTSPVNRRRSRSRTSPVTRRRSRSRTPPAIRRRSRSRTPLLSRKRSRSRSPLAIRRRSRSRTPRTTRGKRSLTRSPPAIRRRSASGSSSDRSRSASPPATRNHSGSRTPPVALNSSRMSCFSRPSMSPTPLDRCRSPGMLEPLGSSRTPMSVLQQAGGSMMDGPGPRIPDHPRTSVPENHAQSRIALALTAISLGTARPPPSMSAAGLAARMSQVPAPVPLMSLRTAPAASLASRIPAASAAAMNLASARTPAIPAAVNLADSRTPAAAAAMNLASPRTAVAPSAVNLADPRTPTAPAVNLAGARTPAALAALSLTSSGTPPAAASYPSSSRTPQAAAPANLVGPRSAHATAPVNIASSRTPPALAPASLTSARMAPALSGANLTSPRVPLSAYERVSGRTSPPLLDRARSRTPPGGPGSRTPPSALSQSRMTSERAPSPASRMVQAPSQCVLPPAQDRPRSPVPSAFSDQSRALLAQTTPVAGSQSLSSGTVAKTTSSAGDHNGMLSGPVPGMSHPEGGEPPASTGAQQPSALGALQPAKERRSSSSSSSSSSSSSSSSSSSSSSSSSSGSSSSDSEGSSLPAQPEVALKRVPSPAPAPKEAVREGRPQEPTPAKRKRRSSSSSSSSSSSSSSSSSSSSSSSSSSSSSSSSSSSSSSTSSPSPAKPGPQVLPKPASPKKPPPGERRSRSPRKPIDSLRDSRSLSYSPAERRRPSPQPSPRDQQSSSERGSRRGQRGDSHSPGHKRRRETPSPRPVRHRSSRSP, encoded by the exons ATGTACAACGGGATCGGGCTGCCGACGCCCCGGGGCAGCGGCACCAACGGCTACGTCCAGCGCAACCTGTCCCTGGTGCGGGGCCGCCGGGGTGAGCGGCCTGACTACAAGGGAGAGGAGGAACTGCGGCGCCTGGAGGCTGCCCTGGTGAAGCGGCCTAATCCTGACATCCTGGACCACGAGCGCAAGCGGCGCGTGGAGCTGCGATGCCTCGAGCTGGAGGAGATGATGgaagagcaggg GTACGAGGAACAGCAAATTCAGGAAAAAGTGGCTACTTTTCGACTCATGTTGCTGGAGAAGGATGTGAACCCTGGGGGCAAGGAAGAGACCCCAGGACAGAGGCCAGC GGTAACTGAGACTCACCAGTTGGCagaactgaatgagaagaaaaatgagcGACTCCGTGCTGCCTTTGGCATCAGTGATTCCTATGTGGACGGCAGCTCTTTTGATCCTCAGCGTCGTGCTCGAGAAGCTAAACAACCAGTTCCAGAGCCCCCTAAACCTTACAG CCTTGTCCGGGAGTCCAGCAGTTCCCGCTCACCAACtccaaagcaaaagaagaaaaaaaagaagaaagatagaggACG CAGGTCAGAGAGCAGCTCTCCTCgacgggagaggaagaagagctcgaagaagaagaagcacaG GTCAGAGTCTGAATCCAAAAAACGGAAGCATAG GTCTCCCACTCCAAAGAGCAAACGTAAATCTAAGGACAAGAAGAGGAAGCG GTCTCGAAGTACGACACCAGCCCCCAAGAGCCGCCGGGCCCACCGTTCAACATCTGCTgactctgcttcctcttctgatACTTCCCGTAGTCG GTCTCGAAGTGCAGCAGCAAAAACCCATACAACTGCCTTGACTGGGCGAAGTCCTTCCCCGATTTCAGGGCGGCGAGGGGAGGGAGATGCACCTTCCAAGGAACCAGGTACCACCAACACAGGGCAGCCTAGCAGCCCCGAGCCCTCTACAAAGCAGCCTAGCAGTCCGCATGAAGACAAAGACAAGGAG AAATCTGCAGTTCGACTTAGCCCCTCTCCGGAAAGGAGCAGCACAGGCCCAGAACCACCTGCTCCCACTCTGCTCCTTGCTGAGCAACATGGCGGCTCCCCACAACCCCTTGAAACAACCACCTTAAGTCAGGAGCCAGTGAACCCCCCATCTGAGGCTTCCCCACCCAGGGGCCGTTCACCACCTAAGTCTCCTGAGAAACCAGCCCAGTCTTCTTCAGAGAGCTGTCCACCATCCCCTCAACCTACCAAAGTTTCTCGACATGCCAGCTCTTCCCCTGAAAGTCCTAAACCTGCACCAGCTCCTGGGTCCCGCCGAGAGATTTCTTCTTCTCCCGCATCCAAGAGTCGCTCACATGGCCGGGCAAAGCGGGATAAGTCACATTCTCATAGCCCTTCTCGAAGGGTGGGGAGGTCCCGTAGTCCTACCACTACTAAGAGGGGACGCTCTCGGTCTCGAACCCCTACCAAGAGAGGTCATTCTCGGTCCCGGTCCCCTCAGTGGCGTAGGTCCCGGTCTGCACAGAGGTGGGGACGATCCAGAAGCCCCCAGCGACGTGGGCGCTCTAGGTCTCCTCAGCGACTAGGCTGGTCTAGGAGCAGAAATACCCAGAGAAGAGGCAGGTCTAGATCAGCGAGGCGAGGCAGGTCACACTCTAGATCCCCAGCCACTAGGGGCAGATCTCGTTCTAGAACACCAGCCCGTCGGGCCAGGTCTCGCTCTAGAACACCCGCCAGGCGGAGATCGCGATCCAGAACACCCGCCCGGCGTAGGTCTCGCTCTAGAACACCAGCCCGGCGGGGCAGATCTCGCTCTAGAACACCTGCTAGGCGCAGATCTAGGACCCGATCACCAGTACGACGGAGGTCTCGTAGCAGATCACCAGCCAGGAGAAGTGGCAGGTCACGTTCTAGAACCCCAGCAAGACGTGGTCGGTCACGCTCTAGAACCCCAGCCAGAAGAGGGAGATCTCGGTCTAGAACACCCGCAAGACGAGGTCGGTCTCGGTCTAGGACACCTGTAAGACGAGGACGGTCTCGGTCTAGGACACCTGCAAGACGAAGATCTCGTAGTAGAAGTGTAGTTAGACGGGGAAGATCTCACTCTAGAACACCACAAAGAAGAGGCAGATCTGGTTCATCTTCAGAGCGGAAGAACAAATCCAGAACATCACAGAGAAGGAGCCGGTCTAACTCAAGCCCAGAAATGAAAAAATCTCGCATTTCTTCAAGGCGGAGTAGGTCTCTCTCTTCACCACGGTCCAAAGCAAAATCTCGCTTGTCTTTGAGGCGAAGCCTTTCAGGGTCCTCTCCGTGTCCTAAACAGAAGTCTCGGACACCACCGAGGCGCAGTCGCTCTGGGTCATCCCAACCAAAAGCTAAATCTAGAACACCACCAAGGCGAAGTCGTTCTGGTTCTTCTCCTCCTTCTAATCAGAAATCTAAAACGCCGTCAAGACAAAGTTGTTCCAGTTCATCTCCTCAACCTAAAGTGAAGTCTGGAACGCCACCAAGGCAAGGGTCTGTAGCAAGTCCCCAGGCAAATGAACAATCTGTAACACCACAAATACAGAGCCATTCAGAatcatctcctgaccctgaggtGAAATCTGCAACCCCTTCGAGACATAGCTGCTCTGGGTCCTCTCCTCCTAGAGTGAAATCTAGCACATCTCCAAGACGGAGCCGATCTGGGTCATCATCTCCACAACCCAAAGTGAAGGCAGTCATGTCACCCGTCCAAAGCCATTCTGGCTCCTCTTCTCCAAGTCCTAGCAGGGTGACATCCAAAACACCTCCAAGGCAAAGCAGATCAGAGTCTCCTTGCTCCAAGGTGGAAGCTAGATTGTTGCAAAGACACAGCCGGTCTAGGTCCTCCTCACCAGATACCAAAGTGAAACCTGGAACACCACCAAGACAAAGTCACTCAGGGTCTACTTCGCCATACCCGAAGGCCAAGCCCCAAACTCCATCAGGGCATAGTATTTGTGGATCAAAGTCACCATGTTCCCAAGAGAAATTGAAAGACTTAACAGCACAAAGTTCtggatccctctctctgtgtccagaAGTAAAGGCTGACACACCACCAGGAGAGCTGTGTTTTGCTGCCGCCTCTTTGCAACAGAAAGGACAATCTCAAACTTCACCAGACCCTAGATCTGATACTTCAAGTCCTGAAATGAAACAGAATCACCCTGAGTCTCCATCTGTGCAGAGCAAATCTCAGACACCTCTTAAAGGTGGCCGGTCCAGGTCCTCGTCTCCAATCACTGAGCCGGCCCCCAGATCTCcagcaaaacaagaaagaagtGAATTGTCAAGTCCCAGGCTAAAGTCTGGAATGTCTCCTGAGCAGAGCAAGTCTCAGACTGACTCTTCCCCATATCCTTCAGTGGACTCTAAATCTCTTATGGGGCAGAGTAGATTGGAGTCTTCTGAATCGAAAGAGAAAACAGTCTTACTCCTTCAAGAGGAGATGACTGTGTCCTCTCCTAGACCAAGAGACAAATCGAGTCCTCTTCCAGTGCAGGACAAGCCTGATTCCTCACCAGTACTCAGAGAGATGCCTAAAACCCCATCAAGGGAAAGAGGCGGTGGTGTTGGATCGTCTCCAGATACAAAAGACCAAAGCGCGTTAGCCAAGCCAAGCCAAGATGAAGAATTAATGGAGGTGGTAGAGAAATCGGAAGAATCGTCAAAGCAGGTCCTCTCCCATTTGTCTCCAGAACTTAAAGAAGTGGCTGGGAGTAACTTTGAATCATCTCCTGAAATAGAAGAAAGAGCCACTATGTCTCTGACTCTTGACCAAAGCCAGTCGCAGACTTCCTTGGAAGTAGAAGGCCCTGCAGTGCCCTCAACTTGGAGTGGGCCCCATTTTTCTCCAGAACATAAAGAACTGTCTAACTCTCCCCCAAGGGAGAACAGTTTTGGATCACCTTTAGAATTTAGAAATTCAGGGGCTGTTGCAGAAATGAATACTGGGTTTTCTCCTGATGTCAAAGAAGATTTGAATGGATCTTTTCCTAATCAGCTGGAGACAGATCCATTTGTAGACCTTAAAGAACAATCTACAAGGTCTTCTAGACGCAGCAGTTCTGAGTTATCCCCAGATGCAGTGGAAAAAGCGGGAATGTCTTCGAATCAGAGTGTTTCCTCACCAGTACTTGATGCAGTACCCAGAACACCATCACGGGAAAGAAGTAGCTCTGCCTCTCCTGAGCTGAAAGATGGCTTACCCAGAACCCCTTCACGGAGAAGCAGGTCTGGGTCTTCTCCAGGACTTAGAGATGGGTCTGGGACTCCCTCAAGACACAGCTTGTCTGGGTCCTCTCCTGGAATGAAAGATATACCTAGAACACCATCCAGGGGGAGAAGCGAATGCGATTCTTCTCCAGAACCAAAAGCTTTGCCTCAGACGCCTAGACCAAGAAGTCGTTCACCATCGTCCCCAGAGCTCAACAACAAGTGTCTCAccccccagagagagagaagtggatcAGAATCCTCAGTTGAACAGAAGACTGTAGCTAGGACTCCGCTTGGTCAGAGAAGTCGATCTGGATCTTCTCAAGAACTTGATGGGAAACCAAGTGCATCCCCTCAAGAAAGAAGTGAGTCAGACTCCTCTCCAGATTCTAAAGCTAAGATACGAGTGCCGCTCAGAGAGAGGAGTCGCTCTGGATCATCTCCAGAGGTCGAGAGCAAATCTCGGCCTTCTCCTCGGCGCAGTAGATCTGGCTCATCTCCTGAAGTTAAAGATAAGCCAAGAGCAGCACCCAGGGCACAGAGTGGTTCCGATTCCTCTCCTGAACCCAAGGCTCCTGCCCTTCGTGCTCTTCCCAGACGAAGCAGATCAGGTTCATcaagcaaaggcagaggcccttCTCCTGAAGGAAGCAGCAGTTCAGAGTCCTCTCCAGAACACCCACCCAAATCCAGAACTGCTAGGAGAAGCTCTAGGTCCTCACCAGAGCCCAAGACGAAGTCCCGTACTCCACCTCGCCGTCGCAGCTCTCGATCATCTCCTGAGCTGACCAGGAAGGCCAGACTTTCTCGTAGAAGCCGCTCTGCGTCATCCTCACCAGAGACCCGTTCTAGGACTCCCCCAAGACGCCGGAGAAGTCCTTCAGTGTCTTCCCCAGAGCCAGCTGAAAAGTCGAGATCCTCACGCCGCCGGCGCTCAGCTTCATCCCCACGTGCTAAGACAACCTCAAGGAGAGGCCGTTCTCCTTCGCCAAAGCCTCGTGGGCTCCAGAGGTCCCGTTCCCGCTCGAGGAGGGAGAAAACCAGAACGACTCGACGTCGAGATAGGTCTGGATCTTCTCAGTCAACCTCTCGGAGAAGACAGCGGAGCCGGTCAAGGTCTCGGGTCACTCGTCGGCGGAGGGGAGGATCTGGTTATCACTCAAGGTCTCCTGCCCGGCAGGAGAGTTCGCGAACTTCTTCCCGACGCCGAAGAGGCCGTTCTCGGACACCCCCAACCAGTCGGAAGCGGTCCCGCTCACGCACTTCACCAGCCCCGTGGAAACGTTCAAGGTCTCGGGCCTCTCCTGCCACTCACCGGCGATCCCGCTCCAGAACCCCTCTGGTCAGCCGCCGTCGGTCCAGGTCTCGAACCTCACCAGTCAGTCGGAGACGATCAAGGTCCAGGACATCAGTGACTCGACGAAGATCTCGATCCAGAGCATCCCCAGTGAGTCGAAGGCGATCTAGGTCTAGAACGCCACCAGTAACCCGCCGTCGTTCGAGGTCCAGAACACCGACACGCCGGCGCTCCCGTTCTAGAACTCCACCAGTGACCCGAAGAAGGTCTAGATCTAGGACTCCACCAGTAACCAGGAGGCGATCACGAAGCAGAACATCTATCACTCGCAGAAGATCGAGATCCAGAACATCCCCAGTTACTCGTAGGAGATCTAGATCTCGCACGTCTCCAGTAAATCGCAGGAGGTCCCGCTCTCGAACCTCTCCAGTGACACGCCGCCGATCTCGATCCCGAACTCCTCCAGCCATTCGGCGCCGCTCTAGGTCTCGGACCCCACTGTTGTCACGCAAACGTTCTCGAAGTCGCTCTCCACTTGCCATCCGCCGCCGTTCTAGGTCCCGTACTCCGCGAACAACTCGGGGCAAACGGTCCTTAACAAGATCTCCTCCTGCCATCCGAAGACGTTCTGCATCTGGAAGTAGTTCTGACCGTTCACGTTCTGCTAGTCCTCCAGCAACAAGGAATCATTCTGGTTCTCGGACACCTCCAGTAGCACTCAATAGCTCCAGAATGAGCTGCTTTAGTCGTCCTAGCATGTCACCAACACCTCTGGACCGCTGTCGGTCACCTGGAATGCTCGAACCCCTTGGCAGCTCTAGAACACCCATGTCTGTCCTGCAGCAAGCTGGTGGCTCTATGATGGATGGTCCAGGTCCCCGAATTCCTGATCACCCAAGAACATCTGTGCCAGAAAACCATGCACAGTCAAGAATTGCACTTGCCCTGACAGCCATCAGTCTGGGCACTGCCCGGCCGCCTCCATCCATGTCTGCCGCTGGCCTTGCTGCAAGAATGTCCCAGGTTCCAGCTCCAGTGCCTCTTATGAGTCTCAGAACGGCCCCAGCTGCTAGCCTTGCCAGTCGGATTCCTGCAGCCTCTGCAGCGGCCATGAACCTGGCCAGCGCCCGGACACCTGCCATACCAGCGGCAGTGAATCTGGCTGACTCGAGAACACCAGCTGCAGCGGCAGCCATGAACTTGGCCAGCCCCAGAACAGCAGTGGCACCTTCTGCTGTGAACCTTGCTGACCCTCGCACCCCTACAGCCCCAGCTGTGAACCTGGCAGGAGCCAGAACCCCAGCTGCCTTGGCGGCTTTGAGTCTCACCAGTTCTGGCACACCCCCAGCTGCTGCAAGCTATCCCTCCAGCTCCAGAACACCCCAGGCCGCAGCCCCTGCCAACCTGGTGGGTCCTAGATCTGCACATGCCACAGCTCCTGTGAATATCGCCAGCTCGAGAACCCCTCCTGCCTTGGCACCTGCGAGCCTCACGAGTGCTAGGATGGCTCCAGCCTTGTCTGGTGCAAACCTTACCAGCCCCAGggtgcccctctctgcctacGAGCGTGTTAGTGGCAGAACCTCACCACCGCTTCTCGACAGAGCCAGATCCAGAACCCCGCCAGGAGGCCCAGGCTCCAGAACCCCGCCATCTGCCTTGAGCCAGTCTAGAATGACCTCTGAGCGGGCTCCCTCGCCTGCCTCTAGGATGGTCCAGGCTCCCTCACAGTGTGTTCTCCCTCCAGCTCAGGATAGACCTAGGTCCCCTGTGCCATCTGCTTTTTCTGACCAGTCTCGAGCTTTGCTTGCCCAGACCACCCCTGTAGCAGGGTCTCAGTCCCTTTCCTCTGGGACAGTGGCCAAGACCACGTCCTCTGCTGGTGACCACAACGGCATGCTCTCTGGCCCCGTCCCTGGGATGTCCCATCCTGAGGGCGGGGAACCACCTGCCTCCACTGGGGCCCAGCAGCCTTCTGCACTGGGCGCCCTGCAGCCGGCAAAGGAGCGGCggagttcctcctcctcctcctcctccagctcctcctcctcctcgtcgtcGTCAtcgtcctcttcctcctcctcctcttctggtTCCAGTTCCAGCGACTCAGAGGGTTCGAGCCTTCCTGCTCAACCTGAGGTAGCACTGAAGAG ggtgcccagcccagccccagccccaaagGAGGCTGTTCGAGAGGGACGTCCCCAGGAGCCGACCCCGGCCAAGCGGAAGAGGCGCTCTAGTAGCTCCAGTTCCAGCTCATCCTCCTCGtcgtcctcttcctcctcctcatcgtcctcgtcctcctcctcctcgtcctcctcctcctcttcctcctcctcctcctcttctacttcctccccctcccctgctaaGCCTGGCCCTCAGGTCTTGCCCAAACCTGCAAGCCCCAAGAAGCCGCCCCCTGGCGAGCGGAG GTCCCGCAGCCCCCGGAAGCCAATAGACTCTCTCCGAGACTCTCGGTCCCTCAGCTACTCACCTGCAGAGCGCCGCcgcccctcaccccagccctcGCCGCGGGACCAGCAGAG CAGCAGCGAGCGCGGTTCCCGCAGAGGCCAGCGTGGGGACAGCCACTCCCCGGGCCACAAGCGCAGGAGGGAGACGCCCAGCCCCCGTCCTGTGCGGCACCGCTCCTCCAG GTCTCCTTGA